CATTATTATCGTAGATCGTAACTTACCTATTCCAACACTTTTTGAACAACTTGTAGAAACTAGAAATCATATGGCTTTAGTGGTAGACGAGTATGGATCTGTTAGCGGAATTGTTACTATGGAAGATGTCATAGAAACACTTTTAGGTATGGAAATTATGGACGAAAGCGATAATGTTAGTGACCTACAAAACTTAGCAAGAAAAAGCTGGGAAGCGCGTGCAAAAAAATTAGGTATCATAGACGAAAATAATCCTGAATAATACATGGACACATGCATTATCAAATCGCCTTTAGGTTTTACTAAAATAACAGGTGATGTTAATGGTATTGCATCAGTAATCGTTTTAAATTCAGAAGAACAAGTTTCTGTAAAAATACCCAAGGTTTTAAATGACTGCGTACTTCAACTTAACCAATATTTTGAAGGTTCACGAGAACAATTCAGCTTAAAGCTAAACCCAAAAGGTACCGCTTTTCAAAACAAGGTTTGGGAAGCCTTACTAAACATTCCGTTTGGCAAAACCACATCTTATCTTCAACTTTCAAAACAACTAGGCGATGTAAAAGCAATCAGAGCTGTTGCTAACGCTAATGGTAAAAATCCATTATGGATTATAATACCATGTCATAGGGTTATAGGTACAGACGGAAGCTTAACAGGATATGCAGGAGGTTTACACCGCAAACAATGGTTGTTAGATCATGAAAGCCCATATAAACAGCAATCTTTATTTTAATGTACAAAGTAGTAACCCAATTTTTAACGCGTTTTGTTAAACCAGCAACAATATATAAATACGGTTTTAACTGGTCACCAATGTATAGACGAACAACCGCAAGACTTACAGAGGTTAGCGACGATTTACACTACGTCAAAATACGATTAAAACTTAATTATAAAAATCGTAATTACGCTGGATCTATGTTTGGTGGTAGCATGCTATCTGCAACAGACCCTATTTACATGATACAACTTATTCAAATTTTAGGTGACGACTATGTCGTTTGGGATAAAGCAGTTACTGCTAAATATAAACGACCTGGTAAAAGCACTATTTATGGTGAGTTTGTTTTTACTAAAGAAGAAATCGAAGCCTTAAAAAATCAATTAAAAACAAAACAACAAGTTGATATTATCAAAACAATGCAATTGGTAAATACCAAAGCTGAAGTTATTGCAGAATTTTCCAAAACGCTATACATCGCGCAAAAAGCATACTACAAGAAAAAGCTTGCGCTAAGACTTAGCAAATAATAAATTTTGATTCATAATTTTATTATATTTAAAATCTAAACTAATAAAATAAATGAAATTCTTAAAAAAGCTTCTTAAAGTACTTGTAGTTCTTTTTGGATTACTAATCGCAACCCTTTACATAACAGACACAGACTACTTAATTAAAGCTGTACGTACCATTTACATGCGTGGTTATACAACCGCCTTTTTAGATGACTACAAAAAATTTGATAACCAAGAGGTTAAAAATGGAACACCTCAACCTTGGCCTAATCATATTAAATACAATACAGTAACAGAAACCGAAACATTGCAAAAAGCCAATAAAGATTGGGGAACAATAGCATACGTTATTATAAAAAACGATAGTATCTGGTTTGAAAACTACTATGATGGTTACAACAAAGACTCTAAATCTAACTCATTTTCTATGGCTAAAAGTTATGTCTCTGGGCTTATGGGAAAAGCGATAATGGAAGGTTACATTAAAAGTTTAGATCAGCCAGTTTGTGACTTTTTACCAGCATTTTGTGATGGCGAAGCAGCAAAAATGACTGTTGGAGATTTGTCTAGCATGTCCTCTGGTACCAATTGGGATGAAGCATACTATTCGCCTTTATCTATCACTACACGTGCTTATTTTGACGATGACTTAGCTAAAGTTATGAATGGTTTAAAAGTTGTAGACCAACCTGGTCAAGCTTTTAAATATGCTAGTGGAGACACACAAATGTTAGCAATGGTTATTGAAAAAGCAACAGGTAAAAAAATGTACGATTATTTAACCGAAAGCTTTTGGAAACCATTAGGTAGTGAAAACGAAACCTTATGGCAAGTCGATAGTGAAACACACGATTTAGTAAAAGCCTATTGCTGTATAGCTAGTAACGCTAAAGATTTTGCAAGATTTGGTAAACTATACAAAGACCATGGAAAATGGAATGGACAACAAATTCTAGATTCTGCTTTTGTTGCTAAATCCTTAAAACCTCGTTTTGCAGCTAGTCCAGAATATGGCTATGGTTGGTGGTTAAAAAACCAGATTGGTAAAGACTTTTTCATGATGCGTGGACATTTAGGACAATATGTAATTGTACAACCAGAAGACAATGTTATAATTGTACGTTTAGGACATCAAAAATCTCCAGATGCTGGTGTTGGTGTATTTACTAATGATATTGCTTTATACATTGATGAAGCTTATAAAATGCTAAATATGAAACCTTAATATTTTGTTATTTAACATAGTGTTAGTTAATACGCTTTTAATTTATTCATTTTTTTGAGTAAACTAATCAACCATGAAAAAACTAATTTTTACATTTTATGTACTCTTATTGTGTAACAGTATGTATGCACAAGACTCATTAAATTTTGACTTTGAAATCCTGAAAGAGAAAGAGGCTGTTGGATGGTCTTCCTTTGGAAACAAAGAATATAATATTGTTTATGACACCGCAATTTCTCAAAACGGAGTAACATCTGCGTCCATAGAGGGTAATGGTAATACTGATGAATTTCGAGTTTTAACATATACTATTCCTGCAGATTTTGGAGGAAAAAAAATAAAGCTAACTGGCTATTTAAAAACTGAAAATATAGTTAATGGTTGGGCTGGTTTATGGATGCGTATTGATCCAGATATAAGTATTGATAACATGGAATCAAGAAAGGTCCAAGGTACTACAGATTGGAAAAAACACGAAGTAGAATTAAAGACTAATAACAATGCAACATCTATTTCCTTTGGTGGTTTAATAGTTGGAACAGGAAAAATATGGGTAGATAATTTTAAAATAACAGTTGATGGTAAACCACTGGATCAAGCTCCTGAGAAAGAATTGGACAAAGAATTTGATAAAGGTTCTAAAATCACAATAGATTTATCTCAAAAAAACCAAATAGAAAATTTAACGCTTCTGGGACGCATTTGGGGTTTCTTAAAATACTACCATCCAGAAGTTGGAAAAGGAAATTTTAATTGGGATTACGAATTATTTAGAATATTACCAGATTATCAAAAAGCTAAATCTAATACAGATCGAGATAAAATCCTTAGTAATTGGATAGATAATTTAGGAACTGTAAAAATCTGTAAAAAATGTAAACCATTAGACGAAAATGCTGTTTTAAAACCTAATTTAAGTTGGATTACAGATGGTAATTTATCTAAAGATTTAATTAACAAACTACAGTTTATTACCCAAAACAGACACCAAGGTAACCATTATTATATTGATATGGTTCGCGGTGTTGGAAATCCAGAGTTTAAAAATGAAAATCCCTATGCTAACATGCCATATCCAGATGATGGTTTTAGATTATTATCGGTTTATAAATACTGGAATATGATTAATTATTTTTTTCCTTATAAACATATAATGGATAAAGACTGGAATGAAAGTTTAAAAGAAAATATTCCACCATTTATTAATGCTAAAAACGAATTAGAATATGAATTAGCAGCTTTAAAGATGATTGCAGACATTAAAGACACTCATGCTAATCTTTGGAGAGGAAAAGATAAAATTAACGAAATACTTGGTGACAACTATCCAAATTTCCATGTTTCATTTATTGAAAACAAGCTGGTTATAGACAACTTTTATAATGAAGACAGTCCTAGAAACGGTTTAAAAATAGGAGATATTATTACGCGTATTAACGGAAAAAAAGTTGAAGACATCGTTACAGATAATCAAGATTTTTATCCAGCGTCAAACCAGCCAACTCGTTTAAGAGATATTAGTTTTAATTTATTACGTACTACAAGCAATAGCTTAGATATTGAGGTAGAAGACAATGGTATCAAATTAATTAAAACAATACCTGTATACAACAAAAAAGACATTAAGGACTTTTACAAATGGTACACAAAAGAAGAAAACATTAGTAGTTATAGACTACTTAAAAATAACATTGGATATGTTTCACTTAAAAACATTAAAGATGAGGACGTGAATAAAATAAAAAAAGAATTAAAAAACACCAAAGGGATTATTGTAGACATTAGAAACTATCCATCTGCCTTTATGCCTTTTACCTTAGGTAGCTTCTTTACCTCATCTAAAACACCTTTTGTTAAATTTACAACAGGTAATATAGATTATCCTGGAGAATTCACGTTTGGTGACAATTTATACATTCCGTCAAAAGGAAAAACATATCAAGGTAAAGTAATAGTATTAGTAAACGAAATATCTCAGAGCGCAGCTGAATATACAGCTATGGCATTTAGAGCAGGAGATAATGTATCTATAATAGGTAGCACAACAGCTGGAGCAGATGGTAATGTATCTACAATTTATCTTCCAGGAGGATTAAAAACTATGATTTCTGGAATTGGCGTATATTATCCTGATGGCACTCCAACCCAACGTGTTGGAATCGTACCAGATATTGAGGTAAAACCAACGATTAAAGGACTAATAGAAGAACGTGATGAATTGATTGAAAAAGCAATCGAAATCATTGATGACGCTAAAATTGCACCAATAAACGCTAAAGATTGACCACTAATGATAACCAAACTCAACCTTGAAAACATCTTATTTCTAGACATAGAAACCGTTCCGGAAACACAATATTTTTCAGATTTAGACAAAACTAAGCAAGATCTTTGGGACGCTAAATCACGTTACCAACGCAAGGAAGAGTTTACAGCAGAAGAGTTTTACGATCGTGCTGGTATTTGGGCTGAGTTTGGCAAAATAGTATGTATTTCGGTTGGATATTTTACCATTAAAGGCGACACACGCCTGTTTAGAACAACATCCTTTTATGGAGAAGAACGTAAACTTTTAGTCGAATTTAAAAACCTTTTAATTTCTCATTTTAGTCAAACAAAGCATTTACTTTGTGCACATAACGGTAAGGAGTTTGACTTTCCATACATCGCTAGACGTTTGATTATTCATAACATAGAATTACCTTATAAATTAAATCTTTTTGGTAAAAAACCTTGGGAAATTCCGCACTTAGACACCATGGAATTATGGAAGTTTGGTGACTACAAAACGTATACATCATTAAAGTTAATGACTAACGTTTTGGGTATTCCTAGTCCAAAAGATGATATTGATGGTAGCGAAGTTTATAAAACTTACTATGAAGACAATGACATTGATCGTATTATTATTTATTGCGAAAAAGACACCATTGCAGTAGCACAAATATTTTTACGTTTACGTGGCGACTCCATTCTTACTGATGATGAAATCATTCATATTTAAATAAACATAAGGGTATAATATAAATAAAAAGCCTCAACTTTCGTTGAGGCTTTTAGCAATAAAAAAATGATTGATTAATTAAGACTAATTGTTATTGCTTTATAAATTTTCTTGTTTCAATAGTATCATTTACTTCAAATTGTATTAAATATAATCCAGCTTCAAGCTTACTTACATTAATACCATTTGATGTTGTAACACCTTTAACTACTTGTTGTCCTATCATATTAATTACCGTAAATGGTAGATTCTCTATATTAGTTTTAACAAATAAGGCATCTCCTTTTACTGGGTTTGGATATATAGAAATTTCTACTCCTAAATGTTGTACAAACCCTTCGTTAGATGTTCTTGCTGTTCCGCAAGCACCTAGATTAGTCCATCCACTTGCTGTTCTTTCATATAAATTACCTAAATAGGTTACTTGATCTCCCACTGAGTAAGATTGGCTACCATTATATTCTGCAACTCCTGCACACTTATCTGCAGATCCATTGGTTAAACTTACAGCGTCTACTGCCATATCACCTTGCCAAGTTGTACCTGTTGTCCCATCAAATCTTAATTTTACTGAATTTCCTGAGTAAGAAGACAAATCTACATTTGCATCTAACCAAGAATTACCTTGATTACCAGATCGTGTCCAAATTGTTGACCAAGTTGATCCATTGTTAGTACTAATAGCCAAACTTAAACTTCCCATTGCAGATGTACCATACATATGATATTTAAAGCTAAAGCTTCCGTTATTAATTCCAGATAAATTAAAACAAGGCGATACTAATAAGGCACGTTTAGTAGAATAATTTGGTGCTGAAGACTCCATGAATACATATTGTGATCCTTCACTTGCACTAGATGGTCCAGTGTTACTTGACGGAGTAGACCCACTTCTTCTAGTCCAATTAAAGTCGTCACCACTACCTTGTGTCCAAGCGCCAAAACCTGATTCAAAACCTTCATTATAAGGAAAAGAAGAAATTGCTCCAGAACAACCTGTTGTACTTGCTGGACTTACTACAATACTTCTAGTGACTTGGTTTGCTGCATTACCTGCTGCATCACTTACATTATAGTTTCTTGTATACGTTCCTGCTGTATTAGTATTAACTGTTCCTGAAATTACAATACTAGAAGTAAGGTTTCCATCAACATTATCCGTTGCTGTAGCACCTTGTTCTGTATATGTATCACCAACAGTTAAGTTAATTGTAGATCCTCCAATTAAACTAATAACTGGTTTAACCGTATCTGCAGCTCCAACCGTTAAATTAATAGTATAATCTTCCACTTCTCCATAAGAAAAAGTTTCGCAAGATGTAGGCACTGCGTTATATTTCATAGATACTCTTAACCTTGTGCTACCTGTAACAGCACTACTTGGCACTGTAAAGCTTCCTGTTGCTGGAGTTGCTGTTGATGCAGCTTTAGAGAAAATTTGTTCTCCTGAATCTGTAAAATCACCATCGTTATTATAGTCAATCCAAGCTGCATAACCCTCTGCATAAGTGGTTCCTGTCCAAGTTGGAGTAATTGTAATAGTATTAGAAGATCCTTTAGTTAAATTAGTCGTTATGCTAGTAAAATCTGAATATAATTGTGCTCCTGAGGCATTGTTAATAGATCCTACTTGAACACGACTAATATACTCGTCACTAACACTATTCCCTTGCGAAGCACAATATTGTGTACCTGTTGTACAAGGTGTACATGCAGAACCACCACAATCAACGCCTGTTTCGTCTCCATTTTGAACACCATCTGTACAAGTTGGTGTAGTTCCACCTCCTCCACACTTATCAGATAATCCTAAAGCTGCACGAGGTCCACCACTAAGTAACGTTGCTCGCATACGCGCTTTTTGT
The genomic region above belongs to Olleya sp. Hel_I_94 and contains:
- a CDS encoding methylated-DNA--[protein]-cysteine S-methyltransferase translates to MDTCIIKSPLGFTKITGDVNGIASVIVLNSEEQVSVKIPKVLNDCVLQLNQYFEGSREQFSLKLNPKGTAFQNKVWEALLNIPFGKTTSYLQLSKQLGDVKAIRAVANANGKNPLWIIIPCHRVIGTDGSLTGYAGGLHRKQWLLDHESPYKQQSLF
- a CDS encoding GEVED domain-containing protein, which codes for MKKTITLSLLSFLLTLSVFAQQDRNCSTMENLEYRKQLDPTLEQRMDQIEAFTQQRVAQSQNARIDGSIITIPVVVHVLYRNSTENISVAQIQSQLDVLNEDFRRTNPDADNTWSQAADSEIQFCLTTIDPNGNTTTGITRKQVTRQDWGTSDDMKRTSTGGVNPWNTSEYLNMWIVPQMTSGGNTILGYAQFPGGSAATDGVVMGYNYFGRVGNVSAPFDGGRTTTHEVGHFLNLRHIWGDANCGNDFVSDTPTHQTSNGGCPVGQVSCGSTDMVQNYMDYTNDSCMNLFTQGQKARMRATLLSGGPRAALGLSDKCGGGGTTPTCTDGVQNGDETGVDCGGSACTPCTTGTQYCASQGNSVSDEYISRVQVGSINNASGAQLYSDFTSITTNLTKGSSNTITITPTWTGTTYAEGYAAWIDYNNDGDFTDSGEQIFSKAASTATPATGSFTVPSSAVTGSTRLRVSMKYNAVPTSCETFSYGEVEDYTINLTVGAADTVKPVISLIGGSTINLTVGDTYTEQGATATDNVDGNLTSSIVISGTVNTNTAGTYTRNYNVSDAAGNAANQVTRSIVVSPASTTGCSGAISSFPYNEGFESGFGAWTQGSGDDFNWTRRSGSTPSSNTGPSSASEGSQYVFMESSAPNYSTKRALLVSPCFNLSGINNGSFSFKYHMYGTSAMGSLSLAISTNNGSTWSTIWTRSGNQGNSWLDANVDLSSYSGNSVKLRFDGTTGTTWQGDMAVDAVSLTNGSADKCAGVAEYNGSQSYSVGDQVTYLGNLYERTASGWTNLGACGTARTSNEGFVQHLGVEISIYPNPVKGDALFVKTNIENLPFTVINMIGQQVVKGVTTSNGINVSKLEAGLYLIQFEVNDTIETRKFIKQ
- a CDS encoding DUF4442 domain-containing protein; this encodes MYKVVTQFLTRFVKPATIYKYGFNWSPMYRRTTARLTEVSDDLHYVKIRLKLNYKNRNYAGSMFGGSMLSATDPIYMIQLIQILGDDYVVWDKAVTAKYKRPGKSTIYGEFVFTKEEIEALKNQLKTKQQVDIIKTMQLVNTKAEVIAEFSKTLYIAQKAYYKKKLALRLSK
- a CDS encoding serine hydrolase domain-containing protein encodes the protein MKFLKKLLKVLVVLFGLLIATLYITDTDYLIKAVRTIYMRGYTTAFLDDYKKFDNQEVKNGTPQPWPNHIKYNTVTETETLQKANKDWGTIAYVIIKNDSIWFENYYDGYNKDSKSNSFSMAKSYVSGLMGKAIMEGYIKSLDQPVCDFLPAFCDGEAAKMTVGDLSSMSSGTNWDEAYYSPLSITTRAYFDDDLAKVMNGLKVVDQPGQAFKYASGDTQMLAMVIEKATGKKMYDYLTESFWKPLGSENETLWQVDSETHDLVKAYCCIASNAKDFARFGKLYKDHGKWNGQQILDSAFVAKSLKPRFAASPEYGYGWWLKNQIGKDFFMMRGHLGQYVIVQPEDNVIIVRLGHQKSPDAGVGVFTNDIALYIDEAYKMLNMKP
- a CDS encoding S41 family peptidase, whose product is MKKLIFTFYVLLLCNSMYAQDSLNFDFEILKEKEAVGWSSFGNKEYNIVYDTAISQNGVTSASIEGNGNTDEFRVLTYTIPADFGGKKIKLTGYLKTENIVNGWAGLWMRIDPDISIDNMESRKVQGTTDWKKHEVELKTNNNATSISFGGLIVGTGKIWVDNFKITVDGKPLDQAPEKELDKEFDKGSKITIDLSQKNQIENLTLLGRIWGFLKYYHPEVGKGNFNWDYELFRILPDYQKAKSNTDRDKILSNWIDNLGTVKICKKCKPLDENAVLKPNLSWITDGNLSKDLINKLQFITQNRHQGNHYYIDMVRGVGNPEFKNENPYANMPYPDDGFRLLSVYKYWNMINYFFPYKHIMDKDWNESLKENIPPFINAKNELEYELAALKMIADIKDTHANLWRGKDKINEILGDNYPNFHVSFIENKLVIDNFYNEDSPRNGLKIGDIITRINGKKVEDIVTDNQDFYPASNQPTRLRDISFNLLRTTSNSLDIEVEDNGIKLIKTIPVYNKKDIKDFYKWYTKEENISSYRLLKNNIGYVSLKNIKDEDVNKIKKELKNTKGIIVDIRNYPSAFMPFTLGSFFTSSKTPFVKFTTGNIDYPGEFTFGDNLYIPSKGKTYQGKVIVLVNEISQSAAEYTAMAFRAGDNVSIIGSTTAGADGNVSTIYLPGGLKTMISGIGVYYPDGTPTQRVGIVPDIEVKPTIKGLIEERDELIEKAIEIIDDAKIAPINAKD
- a CDS encoding 3'-5' exonuclease; translated protein: MITKLNLENILFLDIETVPETQYFSDLDKTKQDLWDAKSRYQRKEEFTAEEFYDRAGIWAEFGKIVCISVGYFTIKGDTRLFRTTSFYGEERKLLVEFKNLLISHFSQTKHLLCAHNGKEFDFPYIARRLIIHNIELPYKLNLFGKKPWEIPHLDTMELWKFGDYKTYTSLKLMTNVLGIPSPKDDIDGSEVYKTYYEDNDIDRIIIYCEKDTIAVAQIFLRLRGDSILTDDEIIHI